Part of the Engystomops pustulosus chromosome 4, aEngPut4.maternal, whole genome shotgun sequence genome is shown below.
GGCAGCATAAGGTCTTCTTTACACAGATGTAGGCTCGCCTGGCCGTGGCTTGGTGACCATACATGAGAAGCGCTGGGGAGGGGGGTGGGTGGGTGAGCGATgctctctccatagggatacacggTGCACGGCCAATGAACAGGTAAAGATAGGACTGTTCAATATTTTGCCCGTGTATGGTGTGGTACGATGCCACACGTGTGCCTActtccgtctatggggacgtatattccGCCATATACTGTATACGTCCCCACAGCggcagtgtgtgtgtagctttaggttgtgaaaggggcctaacttcCACATAAACTTATAGCATATAGTATAGATATACCTGACTTCATACCTGACTGATCTCCCAAATACTTTGATCCTGTAAAGATTGAGGTCGGACCACTAACCTGAGGAGTACAATGTATTCTCATTAGCTGTTCTGTGTCTCTTGTGTTTGTAGGTGCTGGGGTGCAGCAGGGTTACTCGTGCCTATTGCGGGCAGCGCAGGAGAGGAGTGTGGCTGGCAGTGCCATTCTTAGCCTGGCATCATGGACGGCTGTGCGCGGCCACACgccgtcttcctcctcctgcgCTCCACGTCCGCGGGTCGCAGCTATTTCCCGCGGTGGCGGAGATGAGTGCACGCTCAGCACCCGCCGGGCCGCGCTCACAGCAGCCGTTGTCCCGGCATCGTTATGCACCGTCCGCAGCAGAAGATGGGCTCCGAGCACCGCAAACCCAGTGAGACGTCCCTGTTTATAGCTAACCTGCACCCAGATGTCTCCGAACTTATGTTATTTGAGAAGTTCCGTCCTGCCGGCCCCATCCTGTCTATCAGGGTGTGCAGAGACCCGGTGACCCGGCTATCTTATGGCTATGCCTATGTCAACTTCCAGAGCACTACAGATGCTCAGCGAGTGGTGGATACGATGAACTATGACGTCATCTGTGGCCGGCCTGTGCGTATAATGTGGTCCTTACATGACCCCTCCCTATATAAGAGCGGGGTCTTCATCAAGAACCTGGAGAGCTCCATTGATACTAAAACTCTGGAGGAGACTTTCTCCCCTTTTGGAAAAATCCAGGCATCCAGAATGATGGGTGATGAAATGGGATCAGCCTTGGTTCATTTTGAGAGGCAGGAGTCTGCTGCGGAGGCTATAGCCAAGATGAATGGTGTGCTTTTAAATGGCCACAAGATATTGGTCGAACCGTTTAAGTCACGCAGTAAACGGGAAGTGGAGTTTTGCGCCAGAGCTGCCAAGGATTTCACCAACATTTATATCAAGAACTTTGGAGAAGAAGTAGATGATAAAAAGCTCAAAGAATTGTTTAATTCCTGTGGACGGATGCTGAGTGTTAAAGTCATGACTGATGAAACAGGGAAGTCCAAAGGTTTTGGCTTTGTCAATTTTGAACAACACGAAGATGcccaaaaagctgtcaaagaaatGAATGGCCGGATCTGGAATGGTAGGATCATTTATGTAGGTCGAGCCCAGAAGAAGGCTGAGAGACATTATGAGCTTAAGAGAAAGTTTGAGCAGATAAAGCGAGAGAGAGTTAATAGGTGCCAGGGTAACAATCTTTATGTTAAAAATCTTGACCATGGGATTACTGATGAGAGGCTATGGAAAGAGTTTTCTCCATTTGGAAGCATCACCAGTGCAAAGGTAATGGTTGAAGGTGGACGCAGCAAAGGATACGGTTTTGTGTGTTTTTCCTCTCCACAAGAGGCGTCCAAAGCGCTCACTGAGATGAATGGTAGAATTGTCTCTAAGAAACCACTCTATGTTTCCCTGGCACAGCGCAAGGCAGAGCGTCAAGCTCAGCTAACAGACCTATACATGAAGAGGCTAGCCAGTGATAGAGCCGTACCCTATGGTGGAAGCTCTTATAAGTTGCCTTTATTTGGCCCCATGCCtactcttccaccagctcagatcCATGCTGCATATTACAAAAATAGACAGATTGCTCAAGTTAGACCAATACCCCCTTGGAAATCACAGAGTGATATATTTACACTATTTCCAAATATGCCAGGGGCCATCCAGTCTTCTCCAAGATTGCCAACTCTGAACACAACCACATCAACTCAATCAACAGAGCCCCAAACTACAGGCAGCACTGCTCTCACAGGTCACTCAGTCCGTCAGTATAAGTACAGCGCAGGAGCTCGTAATCTCCATAACCTTCTGGAGCAACTTAATAATCGACCATCTATTGCCCCCCAGCAGCCTTCGCTCCTTGTTCAAGGACAGGAGCCCCTGACTGCCACTCTGCTGTCCTCATCCTCTCCAGAGGAGCAGAAAGAAGTGCTAGGAGAGCGCCTCTTCCCTCTGGTTCAAGCCATACAACCTGAAATGGCTAGTAAAATAACAGGGATGTTGCTGGAGCTTGATAATTCTGAATTGCTCCACATGCTCGAGTCTCCAGAATCCCTCCACTCCATGGTAGATGAAGCCATTGAAGTACTGCGCACCCATCAGACTAAGGAAGCATCTcatgaaaaagaaataaaagctGTTTAAACAGTTGAAAGCTTCATTGATGAAAAACTACAAAATATGcaatagtaaagaaaaaaataattgaagtttttagggttttttttgaacgcttaatttgcataataatacTATAGTAATAAAAATCGAAATCGTAAATCTGGAGTATTTGGTGTATTGAATTCTTGCCTTATTCTTGTTTTTCCAACTTCAAACAAACTGATCTTCTATAACCCATTATAGACAACTGATAGGAAAAAAAGGAGTGTTAAAATACTTTGGGTGAATTCATGTGCGTGAAAGCCCCAATTCACATGTTATAAAAGTAGCTCCAAACCATCTAATTTTGATAGGACAAACTGACTGATCTTTCATGTATGGGACCtatagacagtgggggtcatttactaagggcctgaatcgtgtTCTACctgcgggttacgcaaatttttctgttttacgcagattttccctgtattgccccgggatttcggcccacacgatcagattgtggcacatcggcgccagcatgcacgcgacggaaatcgggggcgtggccgaacgtaaacctgacggattctgagaaaccgccgcatttttaaaaaaaaaagtgttgcgcgacatgcgcttaccttcaccaagtataggatcgtgaactctagCGGGCCTcgccggacttcagcgcagcagcaacacctggtggatgtcgcaggaactgccttagtgaatcgcgcagagaacgcgccgctggatcgtgaatggaccgggtaagtaaatctgccccattatctgcctCTAGAGGAGTCTGGCAGCAGCTTTCTCCTATATGCCGATTAATACATGCACTCTTGGAATGATTTGTGGTCAACTGAACAAGCATTCAGGCTACAACTCTGAAGGTGCATGGAGATATTACAGGGGTTGGCCACAGCTTTTTATGAAATTGGATAAAGAGTGTGGAAAACTCCTTAAAATTATCATAGTTACCCTATTTTAATCCTGAAAAATGTAGTCCTGTCCATAATCTGGATAAAATCCATTTGTAGAAATAAAACAGGTCAAAGGGGTTAGCAACTTTAGCTCATAAttttagtaatgtgtgtgtaagtgggtgtggggggtagaatattaggtaattcaTCAGTATACATCTAtgaaaagttctgctccgctttcgtgatacgtaaagtgaagcctcctgtcttttacctcatcggccagacattcctgtccataaaatggccgcatgttatctctatctatccatgatcatatatattcatgaatactatcataaggtcctggcagggcgattggacagatagagatcacatgactctccagtTGCGGCCATTTTATTGTTAGGAATGTCTGGTTGTCATTTTTGAGTTAAACTGTTTACACAGTTAaccaaacaatataaaaaaacatgcttaaattattctgtaggttagtaTGATTAgtatgataccaaacatgttttaattttttttttacaactttagccaaaaaaaaaccttcttgAGTACAATTCGTTTGATTATGTGTGGTCATATTCTAAAAgctatatttttttattcttcaatGTAAAGTACATTATTAGGGGTTTTTTTATCACTAGGTAAGATAACGACTATTTTGGGGTACATCCAACTTTTTATTACACTTATTTGTAGGTATgaaacttttttgttttattttttgcccTTCATAGTAGGGGTATAAAAACATAGCTTAAAAATTGTTTAGCCTTGGTTGCTACGAATCTGGCAATacccattttgtgtttttttcgggCTCCAAGTTGCAGTCCTTTAATCACTTCcttgaaggggtattctgggaatatgaacgtctgatacaaaaacccataatgctataaataaatgaatataacaaaactcaatgtcattagtcataaaatggagcttaattagtttgattttatgattcacaaatttTATTGCCTCTCTTAAGTGTACAGAGTTATAACCAAGATGTCCGCCACTTGAAACTAcaggtcccatgatcctttagttctcagtaactcctcctccctcttatgctttgctcccagtgatgatgtaacagactgtcttgctctgttaccatagtaatgatgtcatagtaataactgccatcactgcacatcacaaTACCAGTCATAAAGGATGCACTGCAACCGACCgaatacagccaaacatagtggtgatcacatgacctgcccaggcaggtgcaggacatgtgatgtggacatgtgaccaacggccatcttctgtcctgtatctGCTCCGCATGGAGGAAATCAAtgaactgattaaagggccagtagcattttaattcttcattacagtgtatgtccacagtatttttctgcttaggggagcaacattttaaacaacaactatttacatattaatttatattttcatttgtatatgaattatgctgattccaggAATATTCCTTTAAAGGAACAAACTGAGCAATACTGACACTCTTGGGGAGCACATTAGACTAGACAGGCAGACGCTGCACTATTGGCACACACTGCATCTTGCAGAACATGCCAGGCCCTTTACCTTATTTTACCTCTCCTGGCTGTCTTACTTTATACCAATATATGTGTCAAAATAAATCTTGTGCATTATATGACCGCAAACTTTTTGACTCTTCAAAAGTGTCAATTCAGGCTTAAAGAAAGTGTCAACATAGATAATATATTTGTAGAAAAGCATTTGTTCCACTTACTTTAGAGCAATTTGTTTGCAAGTGCATGGTGACATAAGCCCCACTCAAACATGcactaaaacaataaaataaatagacaCAACACCAAAAGTTTAGTGGAATAAATTGGCCGCGATGTTTATTAAAAGGTaaccataaaatatttaataattaaaactccataaataattaaataatacaaacaatacattACATAATATTTAACATACATCAAATCAAAAATCACAAGTATTTAATAAATTAAACCAAGTCTCCCCAGCAACGGCTGGGAGACATAACTCCCACTAATAAACACCGCGACGATAGTAGCATAAAGTTAATAATAGGGCGGGCCGGGCGGGGCGCTTCAAACAGTTTCTTCTTGCAGACTGGCCCAGATCACCGGCGACTGCTTCTTATAAAGGTAAGGCTACAGAACTATTAGCCAATTAGAAATACGCCTACTCAAACTACTCCAGCAACAAtaatttcattgctccagcccataaccaatccgggctgagcatacccagctagtatagtaacaacgatttcattgctccagcccataaccaatcaaagctgagCTTACCTCAGGCCCTCAGAACCTGAACAAGTTAGCAGTAACCAggcaaaaacctgccaaaaagcgGGAAATATATACTTCCCGATTAACCATTTAAGTACCACCACATAAACCAATACCAtatgaataaaatgtaatatatgggGGCTATGTCACCATGCGTCCCCTTCACCAATGTTCCAGGGGGCCCTAAACATGGTGACATAAGCCCCACTCAAACATGcactaaaacaataaaataaatagacaCAACACCAAAAGTTTAGTGGAATAAATTGGCCGCGATGTTTATTAAAAGGTaaccataaaatatttaataattaaaactccataaataattaaataatacaaacaatacattACATAATATTTAACATACATCAAATCAAAAATCACAAGTATTTAATAAATTAAACCAAGTCTCCTCAGCAACGGCTGGGAGACATAACTCCCACAAGGCCTAGTCCATTAGGACAAGGCCCCCCGCAAACACCGCAGCCAATGTTCTAATGCATTTTGCAAGCCCACATTAAATATGTCTATACCAACCTCAGACAAATGAACCGAATCCTGCCTGTACAGGCCTGGAGAAAAACTCTCCAGATCTAGATGTCTATAAGAGAAGCCACCTAGACAAGGTAAGTATTTAAACATGGCTCTATTAACCCGCTTCCTGATCTTTTCAATGAACACACACTCAGAATTAAGCCAGCACAAGCGTGGCACAATTTCCGAGAAAATTAAAACCGCATCAGGGAGCAGGCATTTTAAAATTGCCAAATCTTTTTTCATTTCTCATATTAATTCCACAGTTCTAATCTTACCAATATCGTTCCCTCCCACATGTAAAATGAGAACATCCGGTGAAGGCCATAACTTAAGCAgctttttcacctcaaaaattacATTCTTCCATCTTAAACCCCTTACCCCGAACCAAAGTACATTAAATACATGAGCATCAAAAGATAACCTCTCTGTGTAGCACCTGTTAACAGCTCTCTTGTGCGCCCAGTAAACATAAGAATGGCCCAAGATCCAAATATTAACTTTGGGACCTAAAAGACAAAATCAGATAGTTAATAATTCCGGACGTACATATGATCTAAAACGCCTTGATTCCCATCTACCAATTTGGCGAATGACAGCATCATCCAAACCCAACCTGGCAGCCTCTGTTGCTGCTCCAATTCTGAAAGAATGAGAAGTTATTTTTAAATCGCTCATACCTAAacaacataaacatttcttcaacaaAGAATTAAATTGAAAAACAGTAACAGGTGAGCCATCCTCATGAATCATAAAGGGGCCAGATGCTTTCGGTCTCAACAATAACCATTCCTGCACATTAAAAACCGGACATAACACCTTATCTGCATGACTGCAGAGTTTGATCCATTTACCCCTACCAAACTGATCGGTCTTACTTTTCTTGAGCAAAATAAAAACCACATTATCCTTCACATAGACATCTTCTGAAAACAACCCTGAACACTTAGTTTTGCTCCTAGATACCAACTCACTTACCCTAAAGGCTGCAAAAACGCTAACACAAAACACACTCTAAAAACAAGAACCTCAAAACTATTCCGGCAGATACTAGGTAGCACAAAAATCAATCTTTTAAGCAGATCCATTGAAATCGGTCTCCTCctatcttgcaacacaaaattcttacGATGCCCTTTTAAAACCTGCTTAATTGGAAAGTGAACAGAAAAGGGAATCTTATCTGCTaacctaaaaaagaaagaaataccgGACAAAATCATCACAATATAAGCATATGATAACTGTCTCTGAATTAATTCACAAACAAATAATAAACCCAAAGCCATACTATCATTAAAATAGTCTTCatttatcaaaatacaaaaagaagTCCAATTCTCCCATGCGGCCGAATAACTGGCCCATGTTCCTGGTGCTAAAGATTTTCTAACATTTTGCACTATCAATCCCATATCAAATCCCAGAGATGAGGAGGACAAGGTATGCCTTCTTTCTCCGCTTCCGGGACCAGCTGACgaaatttctggaagtgtaatcgGGACAGAGAATCAGCTATCTCATTCTTAGCTCCTTCAACATACTTTGCTTTTAACCAAATATTAAATTGTAAACAACATAGCACCAAATGCCTCAATAATTTAACTGTCATATCACACCTGGAGGATAATGTATTTACCGCAAAAACCACCCCTTTATTATCCGTGTGTAACAGTATTCTCCTGTCTCTAAAAAACTTACCCCAAATAACTATAGCTACAACAACCGGAAATAATTCTAACAAAACAATATTTTTCGTCACTTTATTCATGAACCATGCCTGAGGCCAACTCTCTGCTGACCAACTCCCGTTCCAAAAGGCGCCATAACCAATGCTCCCTGCAGCAtccgtgaataaattaaaagatgaaAAATCCTCAAAATCATGCTGCCAACAACTCTTACCATTAAACTTATTCAAAAATTCCAACCACATACTGAGATCTTCCTTAAGGGATACAGTTAAACGAATGTGGGACCTAGGAGACTTTAGACCCCTAGTTGCAAAATACAATCTCTTATTAAAAACTCTTCCCATCGGGATTACCCTACAAGCAAAATTCAAGAGCCCTAATAACGACTGAAGCTCCTGCAAAGTGACCTTCTTCTTTGCTAAGAATAAAACCAACAAAGATTTCATTCTATCTACTTTCTCCATCGGAAGCCTGAACTCCATCCGTTCTGAATCTATTACTATACCTAAAAATTCCAATTCATGACAAGGCAAAACAGTTTTCTCCAAAGCAACCGGCACACCAAACAAATCCATCAACTCCAAGAATTTATTTAACAAAACAGAACAAACTAATGAAGATTGTGGACCAATGAACAAAAAATCATCTAAATAATGCAATACGCTACCCAAACCAACCTCAAATTCAACAACCCATTGCAGAAAGGAAGAAAACGTCTCAAAATAATTGCACGATAATGTGAAACCCATCGGAAGACACCTGTCAAAATAAAACTGATTATCAAATTGAAAACCCAAGGAGTTAAAACCGCTTGGGGAAACAGGTAACAGCCTAAATGCAGATTTTATATCCGCTTTGGCTAATAAAGCTCCGCGACCATGACTCATTAACAGATCAACTGCCTGTTCAAATGAAGCATACTCAACGGATGCTAAACCTCTATCTACTTGTTCATTCAAGGATCCTTTTTCCGGAAAAGAGAGATGGTGGATAAGTCTAAACTCACCAATCTCTTTTTTCGGTACAATTCCCAAGGGAGAAATTCTAAAATTCTTAAAAGGCGGTTGTTGAAAAGGACCCATAACTCTACCTAACTGGATctctttcaaaatttttttccttACAATTTCTTTGTGCAATGATACTGATTTCAAATTCTCCACCCAGCAGCAACCTTCACCATCAAATTCCGGAATGAAAAAACCATCCTGAAAACCACTGAAGATTACATTAGCTTTCTGCTGCTCTGGGTAAAGATTTAACCAAGGTAACATTTTTTGTAGCCTCACTGGCGTCTGAGCTTTTTGAAATTTGCTCTTTAATAGAAAGTTGCTGCTGGGCTGAATGATTGTTTTTCTTATAACACTTTGACATTGGGTGGGTGCCCCCACAAAAGGAACACTCATGCCGATAGCGGCAATTGCTAAGCCACCTGCAAGAAGATTCGTTGAAAGCAAAACACACTCCCTTCCTCATGGATGTCTGAGAAGAAGTAGGAGGTTGTCTCGTTCCAACAGATTTTTGAGGCAGCATTAAATTAATCCAAATCCCAACATCCTTCACACCCCATTGTATAGATGGATATACAGCTAACTTCTGTCTAAAAGACTCATCATAGGTAAACCAGGCCATACCACCAAAATTGCGATATGCCTCCAAAATTATGTCCATATGTTGGAACAATCCAATCGCTTTATCAGGCTGTTTTTCAATTAACACAGCCGCATAAATATAAAACGCTTGCATCCAGTTAAGTATATTCCGATTAAAACTGCGTCTCCTCTCATCTTCTGACTTATCGTCTTTTTTATCCTGCTTTACTAAGTGATCTTTGGCGGATGGTAATAGAGACATCAACTCAATGAACTCATTCCTCCAAATGCGTTCTTTCACTGACATAGGCAGATGAAAGCCCAGTGGAGATATAGTGCAGGTTATAGCTTCTCTAACtgatgtctctgctacaccaacccCCCGGTCAATCACAGGCACAGCATGACAAACACTATTAGTCACATCAGACTGTGACCATACGCTCACTGCAGAAGGAGATACAGCTTTAGAGCGATTTTCCATAAATTTCATAAAATCATTAAACAATTCTACATTTTCAATCTGTGTCTCACCCGCAGCTGGGGCATCAAGCCTATGCCCAGAGGATTCACCATGTTGTCCGACCTCCTGAGCGCCGCTCACTGTAGCTTCAGAAGAACCAGCTGTTAAGCTGTCAGCACATCTCCTACTCGATGTACCCCCATCCACCTGTGGGGACGGCCTCCGCTGCTGCGCCCTCAATACAGCCTCTCTCACCGCCGCTGCCGGTCCCGGTCCATGGCTCGCCCTGCTGCAATCCTGCTGGTGACTGACGGCGATAGGCTCCGCCCCCCGGGAAGATGACCGCTCGTATCGCGAGCATACCGCTGCTGGCCGAGACTCACTAGCAGACCTCCTTGTGGACCGCTCACTCCCGCCGGAAGTAccgccccttcttcttcctgtatcCACCGGCGGGGAATAAGAGCTCCGGCTCCTCCTGATCCTCTTTGGCGGCAGCGATGGCCCAGCGACATTTGCGCCTCCTGACTCTTCAGGCTCCCGCTGAGACGCCACCAACGGTTCAAGCTCTAATGCGTCCCCTGCCTCCAGGCAGGTCCGGAGCCACTCTTCTCCACCTTCTTGTTCAGCTCTTTGCCTCATTCTCTGAAATAGGGCTTCCATCTTCAGCTGCGCTTCAAACAGTTTCTTCTTGCAGACTGGCCCAGATCACCGGCGACTGCTTCTTATAAAGGTAAGGCTACAGAACTATTAGCCAATTAGAAATACGCCTACTCAAACTACTCCAGCAACAAtaatttcattgctccagcccataaccaatccgggctgagcatacccagctagtatagtaacaacgatttcattgctccagcccataaccaatcaaagctgagCTTACCTCAGGCCCTCAGAACCTGAACAAGTTAGCAGTAACCAggcaaaaacctgccaaaaagcgGGAAATATATACTTCCCGATTAACCATTTAAGTACCACCACATAAACCAATACCAtatgaataaaatgtaatatatgggGGCTATGTCACCATGCGTCCCCTTCACCAATGTTCCAGGGGGCCCTAAACATTTTGCTTCGTTAGTCTCCCCTACTGTGTTATGCCTTGTGCTGCCCCTGAGGGGACATTGCAAGTCACCGAGATTCAAAGAACTCGGAAAAGTTTATTTGTTCTAAGGAGTATTCCTTGTAATTATAGAGACACATGAAACATGCTGCACCATCACTTTGCTGCTTATAAGTGTACTTTTAGAGGAGGGACCATGATCATTACTAAATGATTGCACAGTTATACAGTTGACCTACACTGCGGTCGCTGGTTGAattgtatgtatattatatttttagatgtttttaactgTGTGTAGTGTTTCTTTCTGTCTGGAAATAAAGTTATTACTTCACCATTGACATTGTAGAGCCCTCTTTGGTGCaatacttttcctttttttggtgtggtatgtttatttacttttgcACCGGCTCATGTATATATTTGGTTGTGCTGACCATTTTCTATTTGGCTAAGGGTTGATGAGAAGGGAGGAAGGCAACACTTCCCCCAGAGTGAGTGGTTGGTTAGTCAGAGTTAGGACTATGTTGTCTGCGTATAGGGAGATGAGATGCTCTCTATCCCTAATTTGGACTCCAATTGGGAACGTTGGGCAAGAGTTGGGCAAGGGGTTCAATAGAGAAGGTAAATATAATTGGGGAAAGGGGACAGCCCTGCCTTGTCTTGTTTGTCAATAGGAACTCCGTTAGCCAGAACCATAGCTGACGGATTGGAATAGAGCGCCCTAATTGCTCTCAAGATTATACAGTTGAAGCCCATCTTCCATAACAACAAGAAGACGAACAACCAGTTAATGTGGTCAAACGCCTTCTAGGCATCTAACGTCACCGCTTCCTCTCCTGATATTTCCAGGAGGTCAATAATATTTATAAGCCCACGCCCATGTATTGTCTGATATTTGCTTACCCTGTACGTACCCTGATTGGTCAGGGTCTACTAATTGGGGGATTACAGAGATTATATAGAGTAAATGCCGCATGGACCGACCATTTCATTATATCAATTTTGCAATCTTTTGTCTGGTATATGAGAGATTGAAATATGAGAAACATGTCTATTCAGGAATATGTTTTATATTTGTGAGAGAAGAAAGAATAATCCCTTTCTGTCCCTTGTCTCAGCCTCCATATTTCATATAGATTATTGCAAAATAATGAATTGTTTAGGGATTGGGCTATAGgtcggtttaaccccttaaggaccaggcccttttacgttttttgtgtctttatttttccctccccaccttcaaaaatctataacttttttattttttcacgtaAAGAGTCGtgtatgggcttattttctgcgtaacaaattgcacttcatagtggtagtattcaatattctatgccgtgtactgggaagcgggaaaaaaattctaaatgcagtgaaaatgatgaaaaaacacatttgcactatttcttgtgggctcggtttttacagcttttactgtgcgccccaaatgacaggtctacttcattcattgggtcaatacaatcacggggataccaaatttgtataggttt
Proteins encoded:
- the LOC140126654 gene encoding polyadenylate-binding protein 1-like, which codes for MHRPQQKMGSEHRKPSETSLFIANLHPDVSELMLFEKFRPAGPILSIRVCRDPVTRLSYGYAYVNFQSTTDAQRVVDTMNYDVICGRPVRIMWSLHDPSLYKSGVFIKNLESSIDTKTLEETFSPFGKIQASRMMGDEMGSALVHFERQESAAEAIAKMNGVLLNGHKILVEPFKSRSKREVEFCARAAKDFTNIYIKNFGEEVDDKKLKELFNSCGRMLSVKVMTDETGKSKGFGFVNFEQHEDAQKAVKEMNGRIWNGRIIYVGRAQKKAERHYELKRKFEQIKRERVNRCQGNNLYVKNLDHGITDERLWKEFSPFGSITSAKVMVEGGRSKGYGFVCFSSPQEASKALTEMNGRIVSKKPLYVSLAQRKAERQAQLTDLYMKRLASDRAVPYGGSSYKLPLFGPMPTLPPAQIHAAYYKNRQIAQVRPIPPWKSQSDIFTLFPNMPGAIQSSPRLPTLNTTTSTQSTEPQTTGSTALTGHSVRQYKYSAGARNLHNLLEQLNNRPSIAPQQPSLLVQGQEPLTATLLSSSSPEEQKEVLGERLFPLVQAIQPEMASKITGMLLELDNSELLHMLESPESLHSMVDEAIEVLRTHQTKEASHEKEIKAV